In a genomic window of Physeter macrocephalus isolate SW-GA chromosome 14, ASM283717v5, whole genome shotgun sequence:
- the RAD21L1 gene encoding double-strand-break repair protein rad21-like protein 1 produces MNAIDVSEHFTQNQSKPEEITLREDYGNDLLFHSGSFEEEPEILRRHSFFDDNILLNSSGPLVEHRSGSLTGEIFLFYDSGDGFGDEGAAGKMIDSLLQDDQNILLEDMHLNREISVLPEPPDTIVVEPDNPECVCPPENEKMDETTLSNEEEGFTLDPIDTSDIAEKRKGRKRKLLIDPVKEISSKIMHRQLTSFTDTLMVLELAPPTQRLMMWKQRGGADTLLSTAAQDLTHAELKMLFTKCFMSSGFKLGRKLMQKESVREEMGSENIVETSMMEEPNSLQELSQSKTWKEATDGFKCSSREDTNKNINSDQDIAEMVSSAAEESSLMNAILAQEIENCPFELESLGNEQNIEAERWNRRILQMLNSLRESNKMGMQYFSLMKLCRNNDRKLAAAKFYSFLVLKKQRAIELSQSAPYADIIATVGPMFHKM; encoded by the exons atgaa TGCTATTGATGTTTCAGAACACTTTACTCAGAACCAAAGCAAACCAGAAGAAATCACACTTAGAGAAGATTATGGCAATGATCTACTTTTCCACTCTGGGAGCTTTG agGAGGAACCTGAAATTCTCAGAAGACATAGCTTCTTTGATGACAACATATTGCTAAATTCCAGTGGTCCTTTAGTTGAACATCGTTCTGGAAGCCTCACTGGAGAAATATTTCTGTTCTATGACAGTGGAGATGGATTTGGAGATGAAGGGGCTGCAGGAAAAATGATTG ACAGTCTATTGCAAGATGATCAGAATATCCTGTTAGAAGACATGCATTTAAATAGAGAAATTTCCGTGCTTCCTGAGCCTCCCGATACTATAGTGG TAGAACCAGATAATCCAGAGTGTGTATGTCcacctgaaaatgaaaaaatggatgAAACCACATTatcaaatgaagaggaaggatTTACCCTTGACCCAATTGATACTTCAG acattgctgaaaaaagaaaaggcagaaagaggaaaCTGCTCATAGATCCAGTCAAGGAGATCAGTAGCAAAATTATGCATAGACAGCTTACTTCCTTTACGGACACACTCATGGTTTTGGAACTTGCACCTCCTACCCAAAGGTTGATGATGTGGAAGCAGAGGGGAGGAGCAGACACACTTCTGTCAACTGCTGCCCAGGATCTGACTCATGCTGAACTGAAAATG ttgtttacaaaatgctttatgTCCTCTGGCTTTAAACTTGGAAGAAAATTGATGCAGAAGGAGTCAGTAAGGGAAGAAATGGGAAGCGAAAACATAGTAG AGACCTCCATGATGGAAGAGCCAAATTCCCTGCAAGAGTTAAGTCAATCCAAAACTTGGAAGGAAGCGACTGATGGATTTAAGTGTAGCTCTCGTGAGGataccaataaaaatattaactctgaT CAGGATATTGCTGAAATGGTATCTTCAGCTGCTGAGGAATCATCTTTAATGAATGCCATCTTAGCACAAGAAATTGAAAATTGTCCATTTGAATTG GAGTCATTGGGGAATGAACAAAATATTGAGGCGGAGAGATGGAATCGAAGAATACTTCAGATGTTAAATAGCTTGCGG GAATCCAACAAGATGGGAATGCAGTACTTTAGTCTGATGAAGCTCTGCAGAAATAATGACCGAAAACTAGCTGCAGCCAAATTTTATAGCTTTCTTGTCCTAAAAAAACAGCGGGCTATTGAGCTGAGCCAGAGTGCTCCCTATGCAGATATTATAGCTACAGTGGGACCAATGTTCCATAAAATGTGA